The region AACGGCTCCCTTCATGCACTTTGAAAACAGGGCTCCGGCAAAGGCTCCCACGCACATAAAGCCTGCGTGGCCCAGACTCAGCTCTCCCAGGATGCCCACGGTCAGGTTCAGGGAAACAGCCATGATGACGTAGATACAGAAAGGAACCAGCAGTCCTTTCATAAGGCTGGATATATGTCCTGTTCCCACCAGAACCTGCATGATGATATAGGCAGCCACCACCATGCCGTATGTAATCATATTATTTATGAATATCTTTCGTTTCGCGTTGCTCTTCATACCGGCACCTACACTTTCTCATTAATCTTCTTGCCCAGAATACCGGTAGGCTTCACCAGAAGCACGATAATCAGGACGGAAAACACAATGGCATCTGACATCTGTGAGGATATGTATGCCTTGGACAGAATCTCAATGACGCCCAGCAGGATACCGCCGATAAAGGCGCCGGGAATGGAGCCGATTCCTCCGAATACAGCCGCAACAAAGGCTTTGATACCCGGCATGGAACCAGTATAGGGAGTAAGGGACGGATACGCGGAGCAGAGCAGCACGCCCGCTATGGCGGCCAGTGCGGAGCCAATGGCAAATGTAAGGGCAATTGTGCCGTTTACATTGATTCCCATAAGGGTGGCAGCACCCCTGTCCTCAGAAACCGCCAGCATGGCCTGCCCGGCCTTGGACTTGTTGATAAACGCAGTGAGTCCAATCATGATGATGACACAGGAAAGGATGGTGACAACGGTCTCCCCTGTAATGGTCATCTCTCCTCCTGCCAGCTTAATGGCAGGCAGAGTCACCACAGAGGTGAAGGACTTGGTATCTGCCCCAAAGATAAGAAGGGCAACATTCTGCAGCAGGTAGCTGACACCGATTGCCGTAATGAGAACCGCGAGAGGAGAGGCGCCGCGCAGGGGCTTATAAGCAATCCGTTCAATGGTCATGCCCAACAGCGTACATACGGCCACCGCAAGGAGAACCCCCGCCATGGGCGGCAATCCCATTGTGCTGACCGTGACAAACACCACGTAGCTGCCTATCATAATAACATCGCCATGAGCGAAATTCAGCATCTTGGCAATGCCGTAAACCATTGTATATCCAAGCGCGATGATGGCATATACACTGCCCAGGCTGATGCCGTTAATCAAATAGTTAATAAAGCCCATACCTACACCTCTTCGTCTGAAGTCTTTTTTAGTTTATCGCTATAAAGCGACAGATTATTCAAAATTATATCATATATCGTTAATCGGATAGGGGAGATTTTAACCTCCCCTTCCACACCACGTAGCGTACCGTTCGGTACTACGCGGTTCAATAGTTTACTCGGACTTTCAGATAGTGGGCAGTCATATCGGGATAACCAAGTCTGTCCACTATGATTCTTTTGGTGAGTGCCGAGTTGAGCATTCCCGCCGCTCTCCACACTCCCTTTCGGCAGTTCGCCATCTCATGCACCTTCCACTCTGGTAAATGTAACGCCCGCAACATTTTATATCTTGTGCGTACCTTCTTCCATTGTTTCCAGTACACCGCTCGGATTCTGTGGCGCAGCCACTCATCCGTCTGTTCCATCAGGCTTTTCATGTCTGCATATCGATAATAGTTAATCCATCCCCTTGCATAGCTTCGGAGTTTTTCTTCCCTCTCCTGATTGCTCCATTTGTTCCCTCTGGTTGTCAGCTCCCGTATCCGGTTCTTCATTTTTGCCACCGACTTCGGGTGTATCCTCATGCGGCATTTCCCTTTATGCCGGTAAAAGCCGTAGCCCAGGTATTTTATCTTGCTGACGTGGCTCACTGTCGTTTTCTGAAGATTGACTTTCAGAAACAGTTTTCCTGTGATGAATGGCACAATGTTTTCCATCGTCCTCTCTGCGCTTTTCCTGCTTTTGCACAGAATCAGGCAGTCATCCGCATACCTCACATACTTGTGTCCCCTGCGCTCCAGTTCCTTGTCCAACTCATTCAGCATGACATTTCCACATAAGGGACTTAGCGGGCCTCCCTGCGGCACGCCCTCGGTCGTTGCGTGAAATCCTCCGTCCTCCATTACTCCGGCTTTCAGGTACTTGTGTATCAGCGAGATTACCCTCCCGTCCTTCACCGTCCTCGACAGCACCTCTATCAGCTTGCTGTGGTTCACCGTGTCAAAGTAGGATTGTAAATCCATGCTGACCACGTAGACATATCCCTCGTTGATATATTTCCTACATCTTTCCAGTGCGTCATGCGCCCCTCTGCCGGGACGGAATCCGATGCTGTTGTCAGAGAACTGTTCTTCATATAAGGGCGTCAGTTCCTGTGCGATTGCCTGTTGGATTACCCTGTCTACCACTGTGGGTATCCCCAGTTTCCTTGTTTTTCCTTTCTCCTCTTTGGGTATTTCTACCCTTCGGACTGGGTTTGGCTTGTATTTGCCTTCCCTCACCTGCTCGACCAATTCGGACTGGTGTTCTCTCAGGTAGGGTAGAAGTTCATCCACCTGCATTCCGTCAATCCCACCAACGCCTTTGTTCGTTTTGACCTTCTTATAGGCGGCATTTAGATTGTCGCTTCTAAGAATCGTATCTAGCAGGTTGTCCGTCCGAAAGTCCGTGTTGGTGTCGGGGTTCCCGGTAATCCTTTCATGGGCGTACTCTCCTGTTTCCCTTCCCTGTTCCGCAGGTATCTCTCGCAGGTAGTCCTCAATATGAAGTTGTCTGTACTTAATTCCATGTCCGGTTTCCATTTGGTAACGACACCTCCTACTGTTCAGTCCTTCCCGGTGCGTTTGCGACCGCCCGGTACTATGACCTCTGCTGACTTCTCACGGCAGGCTTTACTCCGTGACAGCGAATGTTTTATCGCCACTTTCACGTCCGTGAGACCTCCCCGGGTACTCACACGTTCTTTCCCACTTATACCTGCCCCGTTTACTGCTGGCGTTCCGTGCAGTTATTGGACTTTAGTTTGTTAGGCAACCTCATCCACGCTTCACAGCCTATCCGGACAACTTTTACAGGCCAGTGGTTTGCCTCCGGCTTCCTTCAGACCCCACCTCACGATGACGCCCTTGCCATTGGCTGCACCCTTCCCACTGCCGGGCGGGTCAGGGACTTTCACCCGTTAGAACGTGCGCCCGCCGGGCGCACCTATAAACAAGAGGGTTGTCATAGTGACAACCCTCTGTTGGGTTTTCTGGTTGGTTCTGTCCGGATTCAAAGGACTGCTGATTACATTGCAGTGTAAGCTCCGTCCGCTACCTTAACAGCCTTTGGTGCCTTGTGAGGCTCACCGTCCTCTGTCCAGGTCATGCCCTCGCCGGTCAGGCCGTCTAATTTGATGTTCAGCATAGATGCCTTTAACGCATCGCAAATCGTGCCGGCGTCTGCATCAGGAGTTACATTGGCATCTTCAATGGCAGCCTTGATAGCGTAGATCGCATCGTACGCGTCTGCCGCGAACTGGACCGGAACCTCGTTGTAAGCAGCCTTGTAGCTGTCTACGAACTTAACGGTCAGGTCGTCGGTTGCATCTGCTGCGAATGGTGTCAGGAGCATAAGTCCCTCTGCCAGCTTGGTGTCAAAATTCTCAACCTGAAGGATACCGTCCATACCGTCGCATCCAAAGAACTGGGGAGCAAATCCCATGGTGCTGGCCTGCTGAAGAATCAGGGAAGCCTCGGTATAGTAGATTGGCAGGAATACCAGCTCGGCGCCCGCATCCTTGGACTTCTGTAACTGGGTGGAAAAATCCTTGTTGCTGTCAGCGGTAAAGGCCTCGGCTGCAACAATCTCTATTCCCTGGTTTGCGGACTCTTCCACGAACTTCTCATAGATACCGCTGGAATATACGTCGGAGCTGTCATAGATAACAGCGACCTTGGAAGCCAGCTTGTTCTCGCCTATGTATTTAGCGGATGCAGCGCCCTGGTCCGGATCGGAGAAGCAGATACGGAATACGTTGGGGTTAGCCGCACACTCGACAGCGGAACCGGATGGTGTAATCTGGAACATGTTGTCAGCTGCGGTCTTGTCCGCAACTGCGATACATGGAGCGGAGGTTACCGTGCCCATCAGCACCTGCATACCCCAATCCTTTAATGTATTATAAGCATTGACAGACTTCTCTGCATCATGCTCGTCATCCTGGAAATTGAATTCAATCTGTGCGCCGTTTATTCCTCCGGCCTCATTGATTTCCTTTACTGCCAGTTCTGCGCCGTGCTGTACAGCCACGCCGTACACAGCCGCGCCGCCGGTCACAGGGCCGATGCCGCCAATTTTGAACACGCCGCCTGCCGCAGTGGTATCTGCTGCCTCACTTCCCTCTGCTTTTGCGTCTGCCGCAGTAGTTTCCGCTGCCTTTGTGGTCTCTGCCGTATTGGAACCGCCGCATGCTGTCAATGACATAGCCATAACGGCCGCCAGGCCCAGACTTAAAAATCTCTTCTTCATAATTAGCTCCTCCTCTTGCCTTTAAAATATAAAGCTTTCTATATTATAGGTAGTCCGGGTGGGTTTGTCAATCGTTTCATGAAAATTATGGTTTATTTTTGATGATTTGCCGAAAAATTAGAGCAAAAGCAGGTATAATCCGCCAAAAACAGGCTATTTTTTAGGGGAAGGGCACCATTTCTGGTTCCTTTCCCCTATTTTTTATTCCTCTGCCCACTCTAAATCCGAGTTTTCGATACGCTTATCCCTAAGCATCAGCTCCAGGACCGCTTCCTTTGCGGGCATGCCTCCGAACAGGATGGCATTGACCTGTTCCACGATTGGCATGGACACCTCGTACTGCTGTGACAGCGCCAGAGCCGCCCTGGCGGAATATACGCCTTCCACCACCATCTTCACCTCTGCCATGGCTTCCTCCATGGTACGGCCCTGGCCAATCAGTATGCCGGCCCTGCGGTTGCGGCTGTGCATGCTGGCGCAGGTCACAATCAAGTCCCCGATGCCTGTAAGCCCGGCAAATGTCTCCATCCGTCCGCCCATGTCAATGCCCAGGCGGGATATCTCCGCGATTCCTCTGGTAATGAGGGCTGCCTTGGTGTTGTCACCGTATCCCAGGCCGTCGGCCATACCGGCGGCCAGGGCAATCACATTCTTAAGGGCTCCTCCCAGCTCGATTCCCAGCACATCCGGGCTGGTATACACGCGGAACACTTCGCTCATAAAGATTCCCTGGACAAATTCAGCCACGCTGCGTTTATGAGCGCCCGCCACACATGTGGTGGGAAGTCCCCTGCTCACTTCCTCCGCATGGCTGGGTCCGGAAAGGACTGTCACCTCCGCCTCCGGCAGCTCCTCCTCAATTATCTGGGACAGGGTCATGAGGCTCTTTTCCTCGATTCCCTTTGCCACATTGGTTATCACCTGGCCCTGCTTTATGTAGGCCCTCATCCTTTGTGATGTCTGCCTCACAAAAACCGAGGGAACAGCAAGTACCAGAAGGTCCTTGTCCCTCATAGCCTCCTCAAGGTCATCCGTAAGCCCGATTGCTTCCGGGATCCTTACCTCAGAAAGGTTGCGATGGATACGCGTATCCTTTAGTTCCGCTATCTCCTGCGGGATGGCGGACCATATCTGTACCGTATGTCCATTGCCGTTAAGTAAAACTGACAGGGCCGTACCCCAAGTACCTGATCCGATTACACCGATTGATGCCATAACCTCACCGTCCATTAATTGTTTTTTACTGTCCTTTGTATACTACTCTGTCTTTTTCTTAGCGCCTACCTTGTTCTCCCTGCCCTGTGCCAGCCTGACGATATTCGCCCTGTGCCTCCAGAAAGCCATGGCCGCTATCACCGCGGAAACAGCGTAGAACTGGGGTCTGGCCTCGGGTACGAGCCCGTAAGCCCCCAAATGGCCGAAATAGATGTTCCAGCACAGGAAAATAGCGGACACCACCAGGGAGCCCAGGGACACATACCTGGTCACTGCCACGATGAGCACAAAGACCAGCAGGCAGACAGCCGTCAGCCGCCAGTCCAGTGAAAACATGATCCCTGCTGTCGCCGCAATTCCCTTACCGCCCTTAAACTTAAGATAAAAAGGAAAATTATGGCCCAATATGACGCCGAAGCCCGTACAGAGTATCAGCACATAGATATACCCCGGCTGGGACCGGAAAAGAATCCTTACCAGGAAGCAGGGTATCACCGTTTTCAGGAAATCACCCATGAATACAATGAGACCTGCCTTTACTCCCATGACGCGCAGCGCGTTGGTACTCCCCGAATTGCCGCTGCCGTGCTGGCGTATATCAATTCCCTTGGACTTGCCGTAAATGAAACCGGTCTGGAATAAACCAAAAACATATCCCATGACCAAACATATAATCTGTTCCACTCCTTAATCCCCCTTTTCTTACACTTATTGCTCTTTTCCTCTTCGTTCCCTGACAAGAAATTTTAAGGATGTGCCCTTAAAGCCGAAGGCATTTCTGATCTGGTTCTCCAGATACCTGGTATAAGAAAAATGCATCAGCTCCTTGTCATTGACAAAGATCACAAAGGTAGGAGGCTTTACCGCCACTTGGGTCATATAGTAAATCTTAAGCCGTTTTCCCTTGTCTGAAGGCGGCTGCTGCATGGCCACTGCCTCTGTCATGATTTCATTGAGAACGCCGGTGGCCACCCTCAGGTTCTGGTTCTGGCGCACCACGTCAATCATCTCAAAAAGCTTGGTGAGACGCTGTCCCGTTGCCGCGGATATAAAAAGGAATTCCGCGTAAGGGATGAAGGAGAGGATCTCCTTGATTTTCCTGGTATATTCATATATGGTCTTGTCCGTTTTCTCGATGGCATCCCACTTATTTACGGCCACAATGATTCCCTTGCCCCTCTCATGGGCGATTCCGGCAATCTTGGCATCCTGCTCCGTGACGCCTTCTGTTGCGTCTATGACCACAACCACCACATCGGCCCGTTCCACAGCGGACACGGTGCGGATGATGCTGTAGCGCTCCAGTTCTTCCTTTATCTTGCTCTTGCGGCGCAGGCCGGCCGTATCTATGAATACATAAGGCGTGCCTTCATGGATAACCTCCGTATCCACCGCATCCCTGGTGGTGCCCGCTATATCCGACACAATGACACGGTTCTCACCCAGAAGCTTATTTATAATGGAAGACTTTCCCACATTCGGCTTGCCTACCACGGCAATCCTTGGCCGCTCGTCCTCCTCTTCCTCCATCTGCTCCGAGTCAAAGTGCTTCACCACCTCGTCCAGCAGATCACCGATTCCCAGCCGTGAAGCAGCCGACACAGCGATGGGATCTCCGATTCCCAGATTGTAAAACTCGTAGACGTCATTGCCGTACTTGGCAACGCTGTCCACCTTGTTCACAGCCAGCACCACCGGCTTGTGGGACTTGCGCAGCAAATCAGCCACCTTTGAATCCGCGTCCACCAGTCCCTGGCGCACATCCACGATAAAAACAATCACATCCGCGGTGGAAATGGCAATCTCCGCCTGCTCGCGCATCTGGGACAGGATGATATCCTTGGAATCCGGCTCAATGCCGCCGGTGTCAATCAGCGTGAAATTCATATTCAGCCATTCGCAGTCCGCGTAAATCCGGTCCCTGGTCACGCCCGGCGTGTCCTTTACAATGGAAATGGTATCTCCTGCTATGACATTAAACAACGTAGACTTTCCCACATTGGGCCTGCCTACGATTGCAACTATTGGTTTGCTCATGTTTATAACCTCCTCATTAATGACCTTACGTCACATCTGCCTGCGCACAATCCGGTACTCATCATCGGACTGGTAATAAGGACATGCGTTTACGGTACCTCTCAAAAAGCGCCCCATCTCATCCTCATCCAGATTCACTTCACAGACATAGTAATCATTTTCCTCATCATATACGTAATTGCCGCAGCACTCGCAGCTGGTCTTTCTGTTCTTTTCCGGTTTCATATGAATCCATATCCTTTAACACAAATTCTTCGCATCCGCTTGATTTTACTATACCGGACCTGACTTGTAAAGCACTTTCTTATTAACCTCTATCATAGCAATATAACTTATTTTTGTAAATGCAAAGTTAATTTTCTAAAAATGTTTCTGAAAATTTCTTGTTTTTTTTGACGAAATTATATCAACCCCTTGACCCGGTCAGACGGAAATGGTATAAATCATATGTGATATTTTCAAACAAATGATGATTTCAAAGGAGCAAAGCTATCATGGCTAACAATTTTGTATTCAAAGATTCCCTTCCCGTAGCGCCTTTAAAAATCGCCGCACTGGAAAGCTGTAAGAATCTTGCAGCCAAGGTGAACGACCATATTGTACAATTCAGGCGCAATGATATAGAGGAACTGATGCGCCGCAAGGAGGACCTTCACTACCGCGGTTATGACGTGGATTCCTATCTGCTTCACTGCAGCTGTCCCAGATTCGGAACAGGCGAGGGCAAGGCCGTCATCAATGAATCCGTAAGAGGCACAGATGTTTTTGTCATGGTGGATGTGATGAATTACAGCATTCCCTATACGGTAAGCGGTTATACCAACCATATGTCGCCGGACGACCATTTTCAGGATTTGAAGCGGATTATCGGGGCCTGCTCCGCCACTGCCCACAGGGTCAATGTGGTCATGCCCTTCCTATATGAAAGCCGCCAGCACAAGCGCAGCAAACGCGAGTCCCTGGACTGCGCCATGGCTTTAGAGGAGCTGGCAGCCTTGGGTGTGGAAAACATCATCACCTTTGACGCCCACGACCCGCGGGTACAGAACGCCATCCCGCTGATTGGCTTTGACAATTTCATGCCCACGTATCAGTTTGTAAAGGCCCTCTTTTTCCATGATTCCAACATCCGTATTGATAAAGAACACTTAATGGTCATCAGCCCGGACGAGGGCGCCATGAACCGCGCCGTATACCTTGCCAACAACCTGGGTGTGGACATGGGTATGTTCTATAAGCGCAGGGATTATTCCCAGGTAATCGGCGGACGCAACCCAATCGTGGCCCATGAATTCCTGGGTTCTTCCGTAGAAGGAAAGACCGTACTTATCATCGACGATATGATATCCTCCGGCGAAAGCATGCTGGATACCTGCAAGGAGTTAAAGGAACACAAGGCTGACAAGGTCATTGTATGCTGTACCTTCGGTCTCTTCACCAACGGCCTTGAGAAATTTGACGAGTACTACCACCAGGGATATCTGGATTATGTCATCACCACCAACCTGAATTACCGCACCCAGGAACTGATTGACAGAGAGTGGTATCTGGAAGCCGACATGAGCAAATACCTGGCCGCTGTCATCAACTCCATGAACCATGACCGCTCCATCAGCGCCTCCCTTTCTCCCACGGAGAAGATTCAGAAGCTGGTCCAGAAGCATCAGAACGGCGGATACGAGTATTTCCAGAAGCTTGTATAAAACCCTGTCATCCATGTAGAAGAATCAATACCGAGGAATTAATACAGGAAAATCAATATTCAAAAATGCACGGTCCGCGGCAGCGAAATGCCCACCGAAAGGGACTGTGCATTTTTTTGTTTCTCTCGATTGTCACACCAGGTTCCATGCGGCGGTACTTCCATGGCAGCCAGCTGTTCCTGCTGCATGGTCTCAAAATATCCGCCTCCCATAATGTCCCAGTACATCCGGCTGCGCTCCATCCGCTGTTCCAGAACAGGCCATGCTACCTAAGGCACAGAAACGCCGCCAGGTTTCCCCGCTCCTCCCCCACCTTCCTGTGAGAAAAGAGGTAATCGCTGTTGCACATGGTACAAATATTAGTAATATGAATATTCTCCCGACGTATGCCCGCCTCACGGAAAATGATTTCATTGGCCTTCCACAAATCCAGCTGGTACTTTCCGGGTCTTTTTCCCTGGCAATAGAGTTCTTCCCAGTATTCCGGCTCAAAGGCTTTCCTGAATTCCTCCACCACTTCACCGCCCACTTCAAAGCATTCCCGGCAGATGCTGGGGCCCACACATGCAATCAGATCCCCCGGCTTTGTGCCAAAGGCTTCCTTCATGGCATCCACCGTCACCTGGCCCATACGTTTAACCGTCCCTCTCCATCCGGAGTGGCTGAGCCCGATGGCCCTGTTCACCGGGTCCAGAAGGTACAGGGGCACACAGTCCGCATAAAAGGTCACCAGGGTAAGCCCCGGCACATCGGTAATCAGGCCGTCGATGTCCCTGTAATCCCTTTCCCTTACAACGCCCTTTCCCGCATCCTCCTGTGTCACCCGGCGCAGGTTGACCGTATGTGTCTGGTGGGACACCACCATTCGGTCCCGCTCCACTCCCAGGGCAGCTGCCATACGCGTAAAGTTTTCCAGCACATCTTCCGCCGCGTCTCCCCTGCTGTAAGAGAAATTCATGGTGGAGAACTTTCCCCTGCTGGCTCCGCCCATGCGGGTGGAAAAACCATTGACCGCCAGTCCGGTATCATCCAGCGCCTTAAATGAGAGATAGGGAACGCCCGTACTGTCTTTTATGTCAAATACGTGAGACTTGTTCTTATAGCTCCAGTTTATATCCATAACACCATTGCCTCCTTATATTCAAAATGCATCCTGTATCAGCTCAATGTCACTGCCCAGAATTCCTACCACGTCAAACCGGCAGGGAACATCTGCGCCCATTCCATGGCTGTACAGATAAAAGGCCGCTGCCCGCCGTATCCTCTCCTGCTTCCTTGCGTCAACAGCCTCTGCCGGGCTTCCCATGGACAGCCCGGAACGGTATTTAACCTCCGCGAAAACAAGATATATGCCATGGCGGCAAATCAAATCAATTTCTCCCTGGCGGCAACGGAAATTCCGTTCCAGCACGCGGTAACCCTTACTTGTTAAAAAAACAGCCGCTGTTTCCTCATAACGGCTGCCTGTCTGTCTCTTATTCATATGTATCCGCCTGTTCCTATGTATCCGCCTGTTCCTATGTATCCGCCTGAACAATATTTCTGATAAAGCTTCTCCTGTGAATGGGGCAGGGACCAAGCTCCCTGATGGCAGCTATGTGGGCCGCCGTCCCGTATCCCTTGTGTTTGGCGAATCCATATCCCGGAAACAGTTCCTCATACCCGGCCATCATATGGTCCCTGGTGACCTTTGCCAGGACGCTGGCCGCCGCTATGGACAGGCTCTTTGCGTCCCCCTTAATAATAGGCACCTGCACCGCATCCAGCCCGGGAATGGTGACAGCGTCGTTGAGAAGTATTTCCGGCTTCACGGCAAGGCCCTTCACAGCCTCCCTCATGGCCTCATAGGTAGCCTGAAGAATATTGATTTCGTCAATCCTGGCAGGAGTTGCCAGGCCCACATTCCATGCAACAGCCTTTTCCTTTATCTCTAGGAACAGCTCCTCCCGGCGTTTCTCCGACAGCTTCTTGGAATCGTTGAGATACAGGATGCGGCATCCCTTTGGCAGCACCACGGCTCCTGCTGCCACCGGTCCTGCCAAAGGTCCCCGTCCGGCTTCATCAATGCCGCAGATATAAGTGTATGCGTCATATTCCTTCTCGTATTCCGCCATGGCCTCCAGACGGGCCATTTCCTGCTCCAGCTTTTCTCCCTTTAGCACCCTTGCAGCCATTGTCATCCCACCTTGTCCTTTTGATTCTCCGGCTCCTCTAACGTGATCCGTCCCAGCTTTCCCGCCCTGAAATCATCCAGAAGCAGGGCTGCCGCCCTGGACACATCCAGATCCCCGCCTTTTAACAGGCAGGCCCGGACCCTGGCAATTTCCTCCAGGATAAATGCCGCTTCCTTTCCCTCCGTCTCCAGGCCAAACCGTTCAGACAGCACCTGAGGATAACGCTTTTTCAAAAAGCGTATGAGCTCCCAGGCCAGCTCGTCTTTGTTGAGAATCTGGTCATTGATGGAGCCGATGAGAGCCAGCTTAAGGCCCACCTGCTGGTCCTCAAATCTGGGCCACAGGATACCGGGGGTGTCCAAAAGCTCCAGCGTCTTATTCAGGCGTATCCACTGGTTTCCCTTGGTGACGCCGGGCTTGTTGCCAGTCTTGGCGCAGGCCTTTCCCGCGAAGGAATTGATGAAGGTGGACTTACCCACATTGGGAATCCCCACCACCATGGTACGGATGGGACGGTTGAGTATGCCCCTGCGCCGGTCCCTCTCTATCTTTTCCTTACAGGCATCCTGGATTACGGACTGCACCTGCTTAAGTGTTCCCTTGTTCCTGGCATCAATCTTCACCACATGAATGCCCTTGTCCTCAAACCAGGCTGCCCAGCGGGCAGTCTGCCCCTCGTCCGCCAGGTCCGATTTGTTGAGAAGCACCATCCTGGCCTTGCCCGCGCCCAGGTCATCAATGTCCGGGTTCCGGCTGGAAAGGGGAACCCTGGCGTCTACCAGCTCTATTACCAGGTCAATAAGCTTCATATCTTCCTTCATGGCCCGCTTTGCCTTGGTCATATGACCAGGATACCACTGAATGTTCATATTTGTAAACTCCTGTTCTATCTTGAATGAATGAAGTCCAGCTTCAGAAGGGGGAACATCCTGAACCAGACCTTGCCCTGTATCTGTTCTCTTTTTACATTTCCAATATTGGGGAAACGGCTGTCCTCACTGCTGTCCCTGTTATCTCCCAGCAGGAAATACTCGTTGTCCTCCAGCTTAATGGGAGTGTCCGCCCTTCCTGCCAGGGACACCTGTTCCAGGCCGTCCTCGGCATTTAAAAGCTCGCCGTCAATGAATATATAACCGCCCTTAATCTGCACGGTCTCGCCGGGAAGACCGATGATCCGCTTTACATTCTTCTTGTGGTCCTCACGCTCAAATACCACGATATCAAACCGTTCCGGCTTTCCCACATCATAAATCAGGCGATTCACCAGGACCACGTCGTCCGCATCTAAAACTGGCTGCATGGAACCGCCCGACACAGGCACCTGAGTACAGAAACTGTAGACCAGGAACCAGGCACAGGCCAGGACCAACACCACATTGACCGCCCAGCGGACTGCTTTTCTCAGCCACGCCGTATCCTCATTCACATAAAAATCCATGTACCCACACCTATCTCTTAAGGCACTTCCCGGACTGCTTCCGGGTATGTCGCCTGCTTAACAAAATAGAGTTTGCATCTGCAAACTCTATTCTCACTTCCACTACCTGATTATTTAACTAATTCTCTAACCTTGGCAGCCTTACCAACCCTGTCTCTTAAGTAGTTCAGCTTTGCTCTTCTTACTTTACCCTTACGTACAACCTCTACGTTGTCAACGCTTGGGGAATGTAATGGCCAGGTCTTCTCAACGCCGATACCATTGGAGTTCTTCCTTACGGTAAAGGTCTCTCTGGCTCCGCCGTTCTGTCTCTTAATGACAGTTCCCTCGAAAATCTGGATTCTCTCGCGGTTTCCCTCTCTAATTTTGTTGTATACCTTAACGGTATCGCCAACGTTAAAGCTGGGTACGCTTTCCTTCAACTGGGCTGCTTCAATGTTCTTAATAATATCGTTCATCGTGTGAACCTCCTTCATCTATTGGATGTTCTTAATACGCCGGCAGTAAATCAGATTCACTACTCACAGTAACAGAGGACCATCTATTTCTTGTCACAACGACTTATTCTAGCATATATTGTCCCAAAATGCAAGCATTTTATGAGCTGTTTCGCCTTCCTTCTATATTCTCCTCTTTCTCCTCAGGAAGGACATACAGATGGACCTT is a window of Enterocloster clostridioformis DNA encoding:
- the der gene encoding ribosome biogenesis GTPase Der, which produces MSKPIVAIVGRPNVGKSTLFNVIAGDTISIVKDTPGVTRDRIYADCEWLNMNFTLIDTGGIEPDSKDIILSQMREQAEIAISTADVIVFIVDVRQGLVDADSKVADLLRKSHKPVVLAVNKVDSVAKYGNDVYEFYNLGIGDPIAVSAASRLGIGDLLDEVVKHFDSEQMEEEEDERPRIAVVGKPNVGKSSIINKLLGENRVIVSDIAGTTRDAVDTEVIHEGTPYVFIDTAGLRRKSKIKEELERYSIIRTVSAVERADVVVVVIDATEGVTEQDAKIAGIAHERGKGIIVAVNKWDAIEKTDKTIYEYTRKIKEILSFIPYAEFLFISAATGQRLTKLFEMIDVVRQNQNLRVATGVLNEIMTEAVAMQQPPSDKGKRLKIYYMTQVAVKPPTFVIFVNDKELMHFSYTRYLENQIRNAFGFKGTSLKFLVRERRGKEQ
- a CDS encoding DUF6472 family protein, which translates into the protein MKPEKNRKTSCECCGNYVYDEENDYYVCEVNLDEDEMGRFLRGTVNACPYYQSDDEYRIVRRQM
- a CDS encoding ribose-phosphate pyrophosphokinase, yielding MANNFVFKDSLPVAPLKIAALESCKNLAAKVNDHIVQFRRNDIEELMRRKEDLHYRGYDVDSYLLHCSCPRFGTGEGKAVINESVRGTDVFVMVDVMNYSIPYTVSGYTNHMSPDDHFQDLKRIIGACSATAHRVNVVMPFLYESRQHKRSKRESLDCAMALEELAALGVENIITFDAHDPRVQNAIPLIGFDNFMPTYQFVKALFFHDSNIRIDKEHLMVISPDEGAMNRAVYLANNLGVDMGMFYKRRDYSQVIGGRNPIVAHEFLGSSVEGKTVLIIDDMISSGESMLDTCKELKEHKADKVIVCCTFGLFTNGLEKFDEYYHQGYLDYVITTNLNYRTQELIDREWYLEADMSKYLAAVINSMNHDRSISASLSPTEKIQKLVQKHQNGGYEYFQKLV
- the pgeF gene encoding peptidoglycan editing factor PgeF codes for the protein MDINWSYKNKSHVFDIKDSTGVPYLSFKALDDTGLAVNGFSTRMGGASRGKFSTMNFSYSRGDAAEDVLENFTRMAAALGVERDRMVVSHQTHTVNLRRVTQEDAGKGVVRERDYRDIDGLITDVPGLTLVTFYADCVPLYLLDPVNRAIGLSHSGWRGTVKRMGQVTVDAMKEAFGTKPGDLIACVGPSICRECFEVGGEVVEEFRKAFEPEYWEELYCQGKRPGKYQLDLWKANEIIFREAGIRRENIHITNICTMCNSDYLFSHRKVGEERGNLAAFLCLR
- a CDS encoding YraN family protein, coding for MNKRQTGSRYEETAAVFLTSKGYRVLERNFRCRQGEIDLICRHGIYLVFAEVKYRSGLSMGSPAEAVDARKQERIRRAAAFYLYSHGMGADVPCRFDVVGILGSDIELIQDAF
- a CDS encoding ribonuclease HII, with amino-acid sequence MAARVLKGEKLEQEMARLEAMAEYEKEYDAYTYICGIDEAGRGPLAGPVAAGAVVLPKGCRILYLNDSKKLSEKRREELFLEIKEKAVAWNVGLATPARIDEINILQATYEAMREAVKGLAVKPEILLNDAVTIPGLDAVQVPIIKGDAKSLSIAAASVLAKVTRDHMMAGYEELFPGYGFAKHKGYGTAAHIAAIRELGPCPIHRRSFIRNIVQADT
- the ylqF gene encoding ribosome biogenesis GTPase YlqF → MNIQWYPGHMTKAKRAMKEDMKLIDLVIELVDARVPLSSRNPDIDDLGAGKARMVLLNKSDLADEGQTARWAAWFEDKGIHVVKIDARNKGTLKQVQSVIQDACKEKIERDRRRGILNRPIRTMVVGIPNVGKSTFINSFAGKACAKTGNKPGVTKGNQWIRLNKTLELLDTPGILWPRFEDQQVGLKLALIGSINDQILNKDELAWELIRFLKKRYPQVLSERFGLETEGKEAAFILEEIARVRACLLKGGDLDVSRAAALLLDDFRAGKLGRITLEEPENQKDKVG
- the lepB gene encoding signal peptidase I — protein: MDFYVNEDTAWLRKAVRWAVNVVLVLACAWFLVYSFCTQVPVSGGSMQPVLDADDVVLVNRLIYDVGKPERFDIVVFEREDHKKNVKRIIGLPGETVQIKGGYIFIDGELLNAEDGLEQVSLAGRADTPIKLEDNEYFLLGDNRDSSEDSRFPNIGNVKREQIQGKVWFRMFPLLKLDFIHSR